The following coding sequences are from one Thermoplasmatales archaeon window:
- a CDS encoding PAS domain S-box protein, whose translation MIDKLFGLYQLSSQLMLANSSDELYETFSSILKNVFNFDAFELLIKEGNELKEAKVVGLFELPEPLLLNGNKGITVACTKEKKTIYVPDVSKDSRYIEGAKGMKSEVAVPIIYKDELIGVINVERKKINGFTDEDIKLLEIFSNILATAIKNLEIKNKLEGSERKYRSIFENSVEGIYRIKEGKLIEANKALEEFFGYSEEELKNMDLEELYRNPEDRKNFIEKLKKYGSVKNYEVEYLKKDGEIVIGNEYATLVREGNEEYVDGIIHDITSLKKAQEEAEFFNALLRHDVANKLQLIIGYLEIMMEEELKEEHREMIEAALNSALSASKIIDNVRKLQFLEKEWVKKDFDIDKFVEDLIKEYGKDARERNINIEHEKYGKKIFSTELIGEVISNLLGNAIYHSKAKNIKIGVSDEGKEIKIYVRDDGIGISEELKKNLFKMGAKGKESRGSGLGLYLSKRIVEKMGGRIEVRDAVKEGKNKGTIFEIYLPK comes from the coding sequence ATGATAGATAAGCTATTTGGATTATATCAGTTGTCTTCGCAATTGATGCTTGCAAACTCCAGTGATGAGTTATATGAAACTTTCTCATCTATACTAAAGAATGTATTCAATTTCGATGCTTTTGAATTATTAATAAAAGAAGGAAATGAGTTAAAGGAGGCGAAGGTTGTTGGTTTATTTGAATTACCAGAGCCCTTGCTACTGAATGGCAATAAAGGTATAACTGTAGCATGTACAAAAGAGAAAAAAACGATATATGTGCCAGATGTATCTAAAGATAGCAGGTATATTGAGGGAGCAAAAGGAATGAAAAGTGAAGTTGCGGTGCCCATAATTTATAAAGATGAGTTGATCGGAGTTATAAATGTTGAGAGAAAAAAGATAAATGGGTTCACTGATGAAGATATAAAATTGCTTGAGATTTTCTCGAATATTTTGGCTACCGCGATTAAAAATCTTGAAATAAAAAATAAATTGGAGGGTTCTGAAAGAAAATACAGGAGCATTTTTGAGAACTCGGTTGAAGGAATATATAGAATTAAAGAGGGAAAACTTATCGAAGCAAACAAAGCGCTGGAGGAATTTTTTGGATATAGCGAAGAGGAACTAAAAAACATGGATCTGGAAGAACTGTATAGGAATCCAGAGGATAGAAAAAATTTTATTGAAAAATTAAAAAAGTATGGTTCAGTGAAGAATTATGAAGTTGAATATTTAAAAAAAGACGGCGAGATTGTAATAGGAAATGAATATGCAACACTTGTGAGGGAAGGAAATGAAGAATATGTAGATGGCATAATTCATGATATTACAAGCCTGAAGAAGGCACAGGAGGAGGCGGAATTCTTCAATGCCCTCCTGCGCCATGATGTCGCAAATAAGTTGCAGTTGATAATTGGGTATCTCGAAATAATGATGGAGGAAGAATTAAAGGAGGAACACAGGGAAATGATCGAGGCTGCTTTAAATTCCGCACTCTCCGCAAGCAAGATAATAGATAATGTGAGGAAATTGCAATTTTTGGAGAAGGAATGGGTAAAAAAGGATTTTGATATTGATAAATTTGTGGAAGATCTGATAAAAGAATATGGCAAGGATGCCAGGGAGAGGAATATAAATATAGAGCATGAAAAATATGGAAAAAAAATATTTTCAACGGAGCTTATCGGTGAAGTAATTTCAAACTTGCTCGGGAATGCGATATATCATTCAAAAGCAAAAAATATAAAGATAGGGGTTAGCGATGAAGGAAAGGAGATAAAAATATATGTGCGTGATGATGGAATTGGGATAAGTGAGGAATTGAAGAAAAATCTATTTAAAATGGGTGCAAAAGGAAAGGAAAGCAGGGGTAGCGGTTTAGGATTATATTTATCAAAAAGAATTGTTGAAAAGATGGGCGGGAGAATAGAGGTTAGAGATGCAGTGAAGGAAGGAAAGAATAAAGGAACCATATTCGAAATATATTTACCAAAATGA
- a CDS encoding amidohydrolase family protein, producing MIFNSHTHIGDAFISLEKKYSIEELFAPYGIKHRMLEKASGEEILNGIKKAIDIMEKCGTDFFVDFREGGIEGVKILKEALKGRKIKAIILGRPKNFIYDEKEIDELLDISDGIALSSVYDWDKNEIEMVANHVHERKKIFAIHASEVRREDVEQIISLKPKFVVHLCKASDEDIKKIVKEKIGVVICPRSNFNFNLSPPLEKLIEYKANIMLGTDNAMIVEPNIFEEMKFLIEKFDIEEEKAYDMISKNPCKFFLK from the coding sequence ATGATTTTTAATTCTCATACACATATAGGTGATGCCTTTATTTCTCTTGAAAAAAAATATAGTATAGAAGAACTTTTTGCTCCATATGGAATTAAACATAGAATGCTTGAAAAAGCAAGCGGGGAAGAGATTTTGAATGGTATAAAGAAAGCAATTGATATAATGGAAAAATGCGGAACAGATTTTTTTGTGGATTTCAGGGAAGGAGGAATTGAAGGAGTAAAAATACTCAAAGAAGCATTAAAAGGAAGGAAAATAAAAGCAATTATTCTCGGGAGACCAAAAAATTTTATTTATGACGAAAAAGAAATTGATGAATTGCTTGATATAAGTGATGGGATTGCTCTGAGCAGTGTATATGATTGGGATAAAAATGAAATTGAAATGGTTGCAAATCATGTTCATGAAAGAAAGAAAATTTTTGCAATTCATGCAAGTGAGGTAAGAAGGGAGGATGTAGAGCAAATAATTTCTTTAAAGCCAAAATTTGTTGTTCATCTATGCAAGGCAAGTGATGAGGACATTAAAAAAATAGTGAAGGAAAAGATAGGTGTTGTTATTTGCCCTCGCTCAAATTTTAATTTCAATTTATCCCCGCCTTTAGAGAAGCTAATTGAATATAAAGCAAATATAATGCTTGGAACTGACAATGCAATGATTGTTGAGCCAAATATATTTGAGGAGATGAAATTTCTTATAGAAAAATTTGATATTGAAGAGGAGAAAGCTTATGATATGATAAGCAAAAACCCATGTAAATTTTTTTTAAAATGA
- a CDS encoding CBS domain-containing protein, with translation MNKPKKELKVKDLMNKKPIYAEIPGSREDVLRIFGKYEVSSVPVVKAGTKKFVGMITRNRIFENPEEQQLALLVDKNPIVLSPDASVKKAAKIFYENRLHGVPVVKKDELVGMISPPHLLSLLKEKTDKVEKYLSPLCVPLYQETPLPAVMKIFRITNAPALPVVDENGELVGIVSDGDLFTFSHLQESVKKSDLGIGEDEDMWTWEGIRDVMRLYYETSKIQLPLVPVKEVMVKKVITAYIKSKISDVAKKMLENRIDQLPVINENDELVGMVYDIDLMSSLI, from the coding sequence ATGAATAAGCCAAAAAAGGAGCTTAAAGTTAAGGACTTAATGAATAAAAAGCCGATATATGCGGAGATACCTGGAAGTAGGGAAGATGTATTGAGAATATTTGGAAAGTATGAAGTAAGCAGTGTGCCTGTTGTTAAAGCGGGAACAAAAAAATTTGTTGGTATGATTACAAGGAATCGTATATTCGAAAATCCTGAAGAACAGCAACTAGCTTTGCTTGTGGATAAAAATCCTATTGTGCTTTCACCAGATGCAAGTGTTAAAAAGGCGGCGAAAATATTCTATGAGAATAGATTGCATGGTGTGCCTGTTGTAAAAAAAGATGAGCTCGTTGGAATGATCTCTCCCCCACATTTACTCTCCCTCCTAAAAGAAAAAACCGATAAGGTTGAAAAATATCTCTCACCCTTATGTGTGCCTCTATATCAGGAAACTCCTCTGCCAGCGGTTATGAAAATATTCAGGATAACAAACGCTCCCGCCCTGCCTGTTGTGGATGAAAATGGGGAACTTGTTGGGATAGTTTCAGATGGTGACCTTTTCACTTTCTCCCATTTGCAGGAAAGCGTGAAGAAATCAGACCTTGGCATAGGAGAAGACGAAGATATGTGGACTTGGGAGGGTATAAGAGATGTTATGCGCCTGTATTATGAAACTTCAAAAATTCAGCTCCCGCTTGTGCCAGTTAAAGAAGTGATGGTAAAAAAAGTAATAACCGCTTATATTAAATCAAAAATTTCTGATGTTGCAAAGAAAATGCTGGAAAATAGGATTGACCAGCTCCCGGTAATAAATGAAAATGA